In one Chitinophaga sancti genomic region, the following are encoded:
- a CDS encoding FecR family protein — protein MSIDRITALLEKLTSNTCTWQEKKELFALIDSVDDPQLKAVLEAAWQKYNEPVHNLSDATSRVILSNILKKDKPTRVLSIRKWRVAAVAAAAALLIGFSIYKFTGAPSTTAPAIAIVSDIKAPAIHKATITLSNGQQVPADSIANGQLVMQGQTKVIRLSNGEIVYQAQGQHNEIILNTLTNPKGSQVASITLSDGSHVWLNAGSTLTYPVAFSGKERKVTVTGEAYFEVAPAGDHKIPFLVNIKTNQRDSSLVTVLGTHFNIKAYEDEADTRVTLLQGSVQVDHLQQGLRIVPGQQARYAEGKQILVSTAASVDDVVAWKEGFFAYQNSNMSQVLRDVARWYDIDVVYTGNKVPNDTFTGEIPRTVTLTELLQILKMSRVNFRIEGRQLTVLN, from the coding sequence ATGTCGATTGACAGGATCACAGCATTATTGGAGAAATTAACCTCCAACACCTGCACCTGGCAGGAGAAAAAAGAGCTATTCGCGCTGATTGACAGCGTGGATGATCCGCAGCTAAAAGCTGTGCTGGAAGCTGCATGGCAAAAATATAATGAGCCGGTTCATAACCTATCCGACGCCACTTCAAGAGTCATTCTCAGCAACATTCTGAAAAAGGATAAGCCAACCAGGGTCCTATCTATTCGTAAGTGGCGCGTTGCGGCTGTAGCGGCCGCAGCTGCGCTTCTCATCGGCTTCAGCATTTACAAATTTACCGGGGCTCCATCCACTACAGCGCCAGCTATTGCCATCGTATCAGACATTAAAGCCCCTGCCATTCACAAGGCCACCATCACATTATCTAATGGACAACAGGTGCCGGCAGACAGTATTGCCAACGGGCAGCTTGTCATGCAGGGGCAGACTAAGGTGATCAGGTTATCCAACGGGGAGATCGTTTACCAGGCACAGGGACAACACAACGAAATTATACTCAATACGCTTACGAATCCAAAGGGAAGCCAGGTGGCTTCCATCACATTATCTGACGGTAGCCATGTATGGCTCAATGCAGGTTCTACACTCACTTACCCTGTTGCTTTTTCAGGCAAGGAAAGGAAGGTGACTGTAACAGGGGAAGCCTACTTTGAAGTAGCCCCTGCAGGTGACCACAAAATTCCTTTTTTAGTAAATATTAAAACCAACCAAAGAGATAGCAGTCTTGTTACTGTGCTGGGTACGCATTTCAATATCAAAGCTTATGAAGATGAGGCAGATACAAGGGTAACCTTACTACAGGGAAGCGTTCAGGTAGATCACCTGCAGCAGGGCCTCCGGATTGTGCCCGGGCAACAGGCCAGGTATGCTGAAGGAAAACAAATCCTGGTCAGCACGGCAGCGTCTGTAGATGATGTTGTAGCCTGGAAGGAAGGGTTCTTTGCCTACCAGAACAGTAACATGAGCCAGGTATTGCGCGATGTGGCACGCTGGTACGACATTGATGTCGTATATACCGGCAACAAAGTGCCGAACGACACCTTTACAGGTGAAATACCGCGTACTGTTACATTGACGGAGCTATTACAAATATTAAAGATGAGCCGGGTAAATTTCCGGATAGAAGGCAGACAGCTTACTGTATTGAATTAA
- a CDS encoding RNA polymerase sigma factor — MHHPDDIALVNKLASNDEVAFEALFHRYKDKLYSFLLHLGNSPTAAEDVLQDVFMKLWTRRAQLGEIENFNAYLFRMAANQAINLMRRQSREIKILDELQLYTIDENGTAQAMSEKEVQEVLAKALATLPQQQYKVFMLSREHGLKYEEIANEMGISAATVRNHMVQALKKIRTYLESSHIISIIYLYIILAEKIK, encoded by the coding sequence ATGCACCACCCGGATGACATAGCATTAGTGAACAAGCTGGCGAGCAATGATGAAGTGGCTTTTGAAGCGCTCTTCCACAGATATAAGGATAAATTATACTCATTCCTCCTGCACCTTGGCAACTCACCTACAGCTGCTGAAGACGTTCTACAGGACGTGTTTATGAAGTTATGGACGCGCCGTGCCCAGCTGGGTGAAATCGAAAATTTCAATGCATATTTGTTTCGTATGGCTGCCAATCAGGCTATTAACCTGATGCGCAGGCAAAGCCGTGAAATAAAGATCCTCGATGAGTTGCAATTATATACCATTGATGAAAACGGTACTGCCCAGGCCATGTCGGAGAAGGAAGTGCAGGAGGTATTGGCCAAAGCGCTGGCCACCCTGCCGCAACAGCAATATAAAGTGTTTATGCTTAGCCGTGAGCACGGACTCAAATATGAGGAAATAGCAAATGAAATGGGCATTTCGGCTGCGACCGTTCGTAATCATATGGTACAGGCGCTCAAAAAGATCAGAACGTACCTGGAGTCTTCACATATTATCAGTATTATTTATCTGTACATCATACTCGCTGAGAAAATTAAATAA
- a CDS encoding pectinesterase family protein, with product MKYLIYLCLLLTSFSGTAQEKKLLVVAHDGTGDFSNIQDAVNAVRDFQYWRVTIFIKKGTYHEKLVIPSWKTGITLIGESRDSTIITNSDFSGKPYPGGRDSNGRDKFGTFTSYTVLVQGNDVILQNLTIENASGQVGQAVALHVEGDRCIFRNCKLLGNQDTLYAGKEDSRQFYDSCYIEGTTDFIFGAATVVFKDCNIFSKRNSYITAASTTLSQPFGFVFMHCNLFAADTATKVYLGRPWRPYAATLFMNCSLGKHILPAGWHNWDKAENEQTARYREYDNIGPGAVTTQRVSWSKQLTKQEAKAITITKILKEWDPNERL from the coding sequence ATGAAGTATCTTATTTATTTATGCCTGCTCCTCACCTCGTTTTCAGGCACCGCACAGGAGAAGAAATTGTTAGTAGTAGCCCACGATGGCACAGGCGACTTCTCCAATATCCAGGATGCGGTGAACGCCGTGCGGGATTTTCAATACTGGCGGGTAACCATTTTTATTAAGAAAGGAACTTATCATGAAAAGCTGGTCATCCCCTCCTGGAAGACAGGAATCACACTAATTGGGGAGTCCAGGGATAGCACCATCATCACCAATAGCGACTTTTCAGGCAAACCATATCCCGGCGGCAGGGATAGTAATGGCAGAGACAAGTTCGGCACCTTTACCTCCTATACCGTATTAGTGCAGGGCAACGATGTGATCCTCCAGAATCTCACCATTGAGAATGCATCTGGACAGGTAGGGCAGGCAGTAGCCCTCCATGTGGAAGGAGACCGCTGTATCTTCAGGAATTGTAAACTGCTGGGCAACCAGGATACCCTGTATGCCGGGAAAGAAGACAGCCGGCAGTTTTATGATAGTTGTTATATAGAAGGAACGACCGATTTTATCTTTGGTGCAGCCACCGTTGTATTTAAAGACTGCAACATCTTCAGTAAAAGAAACTCCTACATCACCGCCGCTTCTACCACCCTCAGCCAGCCATTTGGTTTCGTATTCATGCATTGCAACTTATTCGCTGCTGATACCGCTACAAAAGTTTACCTGGGCCGGCCATGGCGACCTTATGCCGCTACCCTGTTTATGAATTGCAGCCTGGGAAAACATATTCTGCCCGCCGGCTGGCATAACTGGGATAAGGCAGAAAATGAACAGACTGCCAGGTACAGGGAATATGACAATATTGGCCCCGGCGCAGTCACCACGCAGCGGGTGAGCTGGTCAAAACAATTAACTAAGCAGGAGGCCAAAGCCATTACTATCACTAAAATTCTGAAAGAGTGGGATCCAAACGAACGTCTTTAA
- a CDS encoding MGH1-like glycoside hydrolase domain-containing protein — protein MGSKRTSLIFVIFVLLGVNAYSQRTLKDYVNQFNAADSETAQNYVNNAQAYEWLNKNIPLLECPDTIIEKIYYYRWWTFRKHLKETPDGFIFTEFILPVKHAGRYNALSCALGHHINEGRWLRDTQYINQDIRYWFMADAQQKTPKFHQFSSWAEWAVLENIKVHGDPGMAVQLLPYMDADYHLWEKEKRLPGGLFWQFDVKDGMEESISGSRKEKHIRPTINSYMYGNALAMAAMAQVAGNDSLVKSYTADADKIKSLAEDSMWDRTASFFKVRLAKGGLSDAREEIGFIPWYFNLPADKPMYARAWQQLTDTAGFNAPWGITTAERRHPLFRSHGTGGCEWDGALWPFATTQTLKALSNLLRDYRHKGGMTPAIYYEMLRTYARSHQKNGAPYLGEYQDEKNGYWLKGDNPRSSYYNHSGFCDLVINDLVGIRPSLDNKLTIDPMLPWKWFQLSNIPYHGHLITVSWNYRKAGFYIYVDNAEKYHGKQLKAVTLTL, from the coding sequence GTGGGATCCAAACGAACGTCTTTAATTTTTGTCATCTTTGTCCTCTTAGGAGTAAATGCCTACAGCCAGCGAACACTAAAAGATTATGTGAACCAGTTCAATGCAGCTGATAGTGAAACCGCGCAGAACTATGTGAATAATGCACAGGCTTATGAATGGCTCAACAAAAACATTCCTTTACTGGAATGCCCGGATACCATCATAGAGAAGATCTACTATTACCGCTGGTGGACTTTCAGGAAACACCTGAAGGAGACACCGGATGGTTTCATATTTACTGAATTCATTTTACCGGTCAAACATGCCGGCAGGTACAATGCACTGAGTTGTGCCCTGGGCCATCACATCAATGAAGGCCGGTGGCTGCGGGATACACAGTATATCAACCAGGATATCAGGTACTGGTTCATGGCCGATGCACAGCAAAAGACACCTAAGTTTCACCAGTTCAGCAGCTGGGCAGAATGGGCGGTGCTGGAAAACATAAAGGTGCATGGAGACCCTGGTATGGCGGTACAACTGCTTCCGTACATGGATGCCGATTATCATTTATGGGAAAAAGAAAAGCGCCTGCCCGGCGGTTTATTCTGGCAGTTCGATGTAAAAGATGGAATGGAAGAATCTATCAGTGGCAGCAGGAAAGAAAAGCATATCCGCCCTACCATCAACAGTTACATGTATGGCAATGCCCTGGCCATGGCGGCAATGGCACAGGTGGCAGGTAACGATAGTCTTGTAAAAAGCTATACAGCTGATGCTGATAAGATCAAATCACTGGCAGAAGATAGCATGTGGGATCGCACAGCCAGCTTTTTTAAAGTACGCCTGGCAAAAGGAGGCCTCTCTGATGCCCGTGAAGAGATCGGTTTCATTCCCTGGTATTTCAATTTACCTGCTGATAAACCTATGTATGCCCGCGCCTGGCAGCAACTAACTGATACAGCTGGTTTTAATGCGCCCTGGGGCATCACCACCGCAGAAAGAAGACATCCCTTATTTCGTAGTCATGGTACCGGTGGATGTGAGTGGGATGGAGCACTGTGGCCATTTGCCACCACACAAACCCTGAAGGCATTATCCAACCTGCTGCGTGATTACAGACATAAAGGTGGTATGACACCCGCTATCTACTATGAAATGCTCCGGACCTATGCCCGTTCTCATCAAAAAAACGGCGCTCCCTATTTAGGCGAGTACCAGGATGAAAAGAATGGCTATTGGCTAAAAGGAGATAACCCAAGAAGCAGTTATTACAACCATTCCGGGTTCTGTGATCTTGTGATAAACGACCTGGTGGGCATCCGGCCATCACTGGATAACAAGCTGACCATTGACCCTATGCTTCCCTGGAAATGGTTTCAACTATCCAATATTCCCTATCACGGACATTTGATCACCGTTAGCTGGAATTACAGGAAGGCAGGATTTTATATATACGTTGATAACGCCGAGAAATATCATGGAAAGCAGTTGAAGGCCGTAACGCTTACATTATAA
- the bglX gene encoding beta-glucosidase BglX, whose translation MNSRKRILAGLLALCLAGGATAQTKNNQNGKQAFINNLIKKMTLEEKIGQLNLLTSEMDVTGPFMNAGYKKDIEEGRCGSIFNAYTPQYTRQLQDLAMKTRLKIPLLFGYDVIHGHKTIFPIPLGEACTWDLALMEKSARIAAVEASADGLHWTYSPMVDIARDPRWGRVAEGVGEDTWYGVQVAKAKVKGYQGTNLSLNNTILACVKHFALYGAVEAGRDYNTVDMGRQKMYEYYLPPYKAAVDAGVASVMSSFNEIDGIPATANKWLMTDLLRKQWGFKGFVVTDYTAINEMMAHGIGDEYKVGELALKAGIDMDMQGSVYTRQLAKLIADKKLSIAQVDTCVYRILSAKYDLGLFKDPYLYCDNSRPAKEILTPESRATAREIGARSIVLLKNQDELLPLKKAAKIALIGPLADSKRDMIGNWSAAGDYTKSVTLLEGIKQKLGGAGNVTYLRGAHYTSDTTLLKRALQKAVLTAEDTANSAGMLADAVALAQKSDIVVLALGESSGMSGEAASRSDISIPENQEKLLRAVYATGKPVVLVLMNGRPLTLEWEDAHIPAIVETWFLGTEAGNSIADVLFGDYNPAGKLTMTFPRSVGQVPIYYNHKNTGRPEDPNNKYSTKYLDITNEPLYPFGYGLSYTKFTYGPVQLDKTQLKAAATGSVKVSVAVTNSGNYDGEEVVQLYIRDKVASVTRPVKELRNFKKISLKKGENQTVTFELTVNDLKFYNSDLKYVAEPGDFSVFVGGNSRDTKSADFTLVP comes from the coding sequence ATGAACAGCCGTAAACGAATCCTTGCCGGCTTGCTAGCACTCTGCTTAGCAGGCGGTGCAACTGCACAAACGAAGAATAATCAGAATGGTAAACAGGCGTTTATTAATAACCTGATCAAAAAAATGACGCTGGAAGAAAAGATCGGGCAGCTGAACCTGCTCACCAGCGAAATGGACGTTACCGGCCCGTTTATGAATGCGGGTTACAAGAAAGATATTGAAGAGGGCCGTTGTGGGTCTATCTTCAATGCCTACACTCCGCAGTATACCCGTCAGTTACAGGACCTGGCAATGAAAACCCGTCTTAAAATTCCTTTGTTATTCGGATATGACGTAATTCATGGTCACAAGACCATTTTCCCTATTCCATTGGGAGAGGCTTGTACCTGGGATCTGGCCCTCATGGAAAAGAGTGCCCGCATTGCTGCTGTAGAGGCCAGCGCGGATGGTCTGCATTGGACATATTCCCCAATGGTAGACATTGCACGCGACCCCCGCTGGGGCCGTGTAGCCGAAGGGGTGGGTGAAGATACCTGGTATGGTGTACAGGTAGCCAAAGCGAAAGTAAAAGGTTACCAGGGTACTAACCTGTCACTGAACAACACTATCCTGGCCTGCGTAAAACACTTTGCACTCTATGGCGCTGTGGAAGCTGGTCGTGACTACAATACTGTAGACATGGGCCGTCAGAAAATGTATGAGTACTACCTGCCGCCTTATAAAGCAGCTGTTGATGCAGGGGTAGCTTCAGTGATGAGTTCTTTCAATGAAATAGATGGTATTCCTGCTACTGCCAATAAATGGCTGATGACGGACCTGTTGCGCAAACAATGGGGTTTCAAAGGTTTCGTGGTGACAGACTACACTGCTATCAATGAAATGATGGCACATGGGATAGGCGATGAATACAAGGTAGGTGAACTGGCGCTGAAAGCCGGCATAGACATGGATATGCAGGGTAGCGTATATACCAGGCAGCTGGCAAAACTGATCGCTGATAAAAAGCTCAGCATTGCACAGGTCGATACCTGCGTATACCGCATCCTCTCCGCTAAATATGACCTGGGTCTGTTTAAAGACCCTTATTTATACTGTGACAACAGCAGACCTGCAAAAGAGATCCTGACACCGGAAAGCCGTGCTACTGCCCGTGAAATCGGTGCCCGTTCTATTGTGCTGCTGAAAAACCAGGACGAACTGCTGCCGCTGAAGAAAGCGGCTAAAATTGCCCTGATCGGCCCCCTGGCAGACAGCAAACGTGATATGATCGGTAACTGGTCTGCCGCTGGTGACTATACCAAATCAGTCACCCTGCTGGAAGGTATCAAACAGAAACTGGGTGGCGCAGGCAATGTGACTTACCTGCGAGGTGCACATTATACCAGCGATACGACCCTGCTGAAAAGAGCTTTACAGAAAGCGGTCCTGACAGCCGAAGATACTGCTAACAGTGCAGGCATGCTGGCTGATGCAGTGGCCCTGGCACAAAAATCAGATATCGTGGTACTGGCACTGGGAGAATCCAGTGGTATGAGTGGCGAAGCTGCCAGCCGTTCTGATATCAGCATTCCTGAAAACCAGGAAAAACTGCTGAGAGCTGTATATGCTACCGGCAAACCAGTAGTATTGGTACTGATGAATGGCCGTCCGCTCACCCTGGAGTGGGAAGATGCCCATATCCCTGCCATCGTGGAAACCTGGTTCCTGGGTACAGAAGCTGGTAATTCCATTGCCGACGTACTGTTTGGGGATTATAACCCGGCTGGTAAGCTGACCATGACCTTCCCACGCAGCGTAGGTCAGGTGCCTATCTACTACAATCATAAGAATACGGGTCGTCCGGAAGATCCAAACAATAAGTATTCAACTAAATACCTGGATATCACCAACGAACCATTATATCCCTTTGGTTATGGCCTGAGCTATACCAAATTCACTTATGGCCCTGTACAGCTGGATAAAACCCAGTTGAAAGCAGCTGCTACCGGCAGTGTGAAAGTAAGCGTAGCGGTTACAAACAGTGGCAATTATGATGGGGAAGAGGTAGTACAGCTGTACATCCGTGACAAGGTGGCAAGTGTGACCCGCCCGGTAAAGGAACTGAGAAACTTTAAAAAGATCTCCCTGAAGAAAGGTGAAAATCAGACAGTTACATTTGAACTGACTGTAAATGACCTGAAGTTCTATAACTCAGACCTGAAATATGTGGCTGAACCAGGTGATTTCTCCGTATTCGTGGGTGGTAACAGCCGTGATACGAAATCTGCTGACTTTACATTAGTACCTTAA
- the hisG gene encoding ATP phosphoribosyltransferase, translated as MKLRIAIQKSGRLHDDSIKLLKECGIDINNGVNKLKTEATNFPLEVFFLRDDDIPQYVEDGVADLGIVGENVVLEKNRPVRTVEKLGFGKCRLSLAVAKSVDYKGVKDMDKLRIATSYPVILEKFLKEHGLTADIHEISGSVEIAPGIGLADAICDLVSSGSTLFMNGLKEVEVILKSEAVLISNDKLTPEQEAILRKLQFRIQAVKKAKNNKYILLNAPNNKLKEIISLLPGMKSPTVLPLAEEGWSSVHSVLNENDFWDIIESLKEAGAQGILVVPIEKMII; from the coding sequence ATGAAACTGAGAATTGCCATTCAGAAATCAGGACGTTTACACGACGATTCCATCAAGCTGTTGAAAGAATGCGGTATCGACATCAACAATGGTGTTAATAAGCTGAAAACAGAAGCCACTAACTTCCCGCTGGAAGTATTCTTCCTGCGCGATGATGATATTCCGCAATACGTGGAAGATGGCGTAGCCGATCTGGGTATTGTAGGTGAAAACGTGGTATTGGAAAAGAACCGCCCTGTAAGAACAGTAGAGAAGCTGGGTTTTGGCAAATGCCGTCTCTCCCTTGCTGTTGCCAAATCAGTGGACTATAAGGGTGTAAAAGACATGGACAAGCTGCGCATTGCTACCAGCTATCCTGTGATCCTCGAGAAGTTCCTGAAGGAACATGGCCTGACTGCAGACATTCATGAAATCAGTGGTTCCGTAGAAATCGCGCCCGGTATTGGCCTGGCAGACGCTATCTGCGACCTGGTAAGCAGTGGTTCCACCCTGTTTATGAATGGTTTGAAAGAAGTAGAAGTGATCCTGAAATCAGAGGCAGTGCTTATCTCTAATGATAAACTCACGCCGGAGCAGGAAGCCATTCTCCGCAAACTGCAATTCCGCATCCAGGCCGTGAAGAAAGCAAAGAACAACAAGTACATCCTGCTGAATGCACCGAACAATAAACTGAAGGAAATCATCTCCCTGCTGCCAGGTATGAAGAGCCCTACCGTACTGCCACTGGCAGAAGAAGGCTGGAGCTCAGTACACTCTGTGCTGAACGAAAATGATTTCTGGGATATCATTGAAAGCCTGAAAGAAGCAGGTGCCCAGGGTATCCTTGTAGTTCCAATTGAAAAGATGATCATTTAA
- the hisD gene encoding histidinol dehydrogenase, with translation MLVFEYPERSQWPELLRRPVFDNTALETSVGNILADVRQNGDAAVRKYAQQFDKVQLEALAVTPAEFVQAAASLDPALKKAILQAKQNIEVFHKAQHETGKVIETMPGVQCWRKPVAIEKVGLYIPGGSAPLFSTILMLGIPAVIAGCKEIILCTPSNAKGEVHPAVLYAAEQVGLDRVYKIGGVQAIAAMAYGTESVPRVHKIFGPGNQYVTCAKQLINKDGVAIDMPAGPSEVAVLADETCVPAFVAADLLSQAEHGADSQVLLVTTTPSIIKGVQEQVAAQLAALPRKDIAAKALENSRIILVRDNEEAMDLLNAYAPEHLIVACQDDITIADAVINAGSVFLGNYSPESAGDYASGTNHTLPTNGYATAYSGVSLDSFVKKITYQRLTKEGLQNIGSTIEIMAAAEGLDAHRNAVTLRLK, from the coding sequence ATGTTGGTATTCGAATATCCAGAACGTTCACAATGGCCGGAGCTGCTGCGCCGCCCGGTATTTGACAATACTGCACTGGAAACCAGTGTAGGCAATATCCTCGCAGATGTGCGACAGAATGGAGATGCAGCTGTTCGCAAATATGCGCAGCAATTTGATAAGGTACAGCTGGAAGCCCTGGCAGTTACTCCTGCGGAGTTTGTACAGGCTGCAGCCAGCCTCGATCCTGCACTGAAAAAAGCCATCTTACAGGCAAAACAAAATATAGAAGTTTTCCACAAAGCACAGCATGAAACCGGCAAGGTGATTGAAACCATGCCCGGTGTACAATGCTGGCGCAAACCGGTGGCCATAGAGAAAGTAGGATTATACATTCCCGGTGGTTCAGCACCGCTGTTCTCTACTATTCTCATGCTGGGCATCCCGGCTGTGATAGCAGGATGTAAAGAAATCATCCTCTGCACGCCTTCCAATGCTAAAGGTGAAGTGCACCCTGCGGTGCTCTATGCCGCAGAGCAGGTAGGACTGGACCGCGTATATAAGATCGGAGGGGTACAGGCAATAGCTGCAATGGCGTATGGTACTGAAAGTGTGCCCCGTGTACACAAGATCTTTGGTCCGGGAAACCAGTACGTAACCTGTGCTAAACAGCTCATCAACAAAGATGGGGTAGCGATCGATATGCCTGCAGGCCCTTCAGAAGTAGCCGTGCTGGCAGATGAAACCTGCGTACCTGCATTCGTAGCCGCAGATCTGCTGTCACAGGCAGAACATGGTGCTGACAGCCAGGTATTGCTCGTGACTACGACTCCATCTATTATCAAAGGGGTACAGGAACAGGTAGCTGCACAGCTGGCAGCACTCCCCCGCAAAGACATCGCTGCAAAAGCCCTGGAAAACAGCCGTATCATACTGGTACGTGACAACGAAGAAGCGATGGACCTGCTGAATGCATATGCTCCTGAGCACCTGATCGTAGCCTGCCAGGATGATATCACCATTGCAGATGCTGTGATCAATGCCGGTTCAGTATTCCTGGGTAACTACTCTCCTGAAAGTGCGGGCGACTATGCCTCTGGTACCAACCATACACTGCCTACCAATGGTTATGCCACTGCCTATAGTGGTGTATCGCTGGATAGCTTCGTTAAGAAGATCACCTATCAGCGCCTGACCAAAGAAGGTTTGCAGAATATAGGTAGTACGATCGAAATCATGGCCGCAGCAGAAGGGCTGGATGCGCACAGGAATGCGGTGACCCTCCGTCTGAAATAA
- the hisC gene encoding histidinol-phosphate transaminase has protein sequence MFDLNSLLRDNIKRLVPYSTARDEFKGEASIFLDANENSYGSPLPVKYNRYPDPMQWKVKYKLAEIKGVPPQNIFLGNGSDEVIDVLYRSFCRPGIDNVVLFPPTYGMYEVSANINDVIVRKVSLTPDTFQLDMPALQEAVDENTKLIFICSPNNPTGNSIDRSDIEMILNNFDGIVVVDEAYINYARQKTFISELTEYPNLVVMQTLSKAWGLAALRVGMAFAGEDIVNVLNKVKAPYNINQSAQDLVLEALKNIGQVNEWIKDAVVERDKLAASLESLPQVEYVYPSDANFLLAKTTDAKGIYNSLVEKGIIVRDRSKVELCGGCLRITVGTPEENVTLVKAINDFK, from the coding sequence ATGTTCGATTTAAATAGCTTATTACGCGACAACATAAAACGCCTCGTTCCTTATTCTACAGCAAGAGATGAGTTCAAAGGCGAAGCATCCATTTTCCTGGATGCCAATGAGAACAGTTATGGTTCGCCATTGCCGGTGAAGTATAACCGTTATCCTGATCCGATGCAGTGGAAAGTAAAATACAAACTGGCGGAGATCAAAGGCGTACCTCCACAGAACATTTTCCTGGGTAATGGAAGTGATGAAGTGATCGATGTATTGTATCGTTCCTTCTGCCGTCCGGGTATTGACAATGTGGTGCTGTTTCCACCTACCTATGGGATGTATGAAGTAAGTGCGAATATCAATGATGTGATCGTGCGTAAGGTATCCCTTACGCCTGATACTTTCCAGCTGGATATGCCGGCATTGCAGGAAGCGGTGGATGAGAATACAAAACTGATTTTCATCTGTTCTCCAAACAATCCGACTGGTAATTCTATCGATCGTTCAGACATCGAAATGATCCTGAACAATTTTGATGGGATCGTAGTGGTAGATGAGGCATATATCAACTATGCGCGTCAGAAAACCTTCATCTCCGAGCTGACCGAATATCCTAACCTCGTAGTGATGCAGACACTCTCCAAAGCATGGGGACTGGCGGCACTGCGCGTGGGTATGGCCTTTGCCGGTGAGGATATCGTGAATGTGCTGAACAAGGTGAAAGCGCCGTACAATATCAACCAGTCTGCACAGGACCTGGTGCTGGAAGCGCTGAAGAACATTGGCCAGGTAAACGAGTGGATCAAAGATGCGGTGGTAGAAAGAGACAAACTCGCTGCTTCGCTTGAATCATTGCCACAGGTGGAGTATGTGTATCCAAGTGATGCCAACTTCCTGCTGGCGAAAACGACAGATGCAAAAGGTATTTATAATAGCCTGGTAGAAAAGGGGATCATCGTGCGTGACCGCTCTAAGGTAGAGCTGTGTGGTGGCTGCCTGCGTATTACAGTAGGTACGCCGGAAGAGAATGTGACATTGGTAAAAGCTATAAACGATTTTAAATAA